In Pikeienuella piscinae, the sequence TGGAGCATTTCTGCCGCTCGATCCGGATGACCGATATGGCTGTTCTCGACCTTGAGGTAGAGGGGTCGAATGCGCAGAAGCTCGTAATCAACGAGTGCCGCAAGGCGATTGAAGAAGATCACTCGGACAGCGTGCTGCTCGGTTGCGCAGGCATGTCGGATCTGATGGCTCAGGTCTCGCGTGAGATCGGAGCGCCCGCGATCGATGGAGTCTCGGCTGGCGTGAAGTTTGTCGAGGCGCTCGTTGGGCTCGGACTCGGAACCGCCAAACGGCAGGGGTACGCATCTCCGCTCCCCAAGGAATACACCGGCGCTTTCTCAGCATTCACGCCGACCTGAGGAGATATAATGAAGACCATCGGCGTTGACGTAGGCGGAACCTTCACGGACCTCGTATATTGTGACCTCGCTAGCGGCGTTCTCGACATCCACAAGATCGCGACCACGCCTGACGATCCCTCTCGCGGCGTGCTGCAGGGCGTGCTCAAGCTCTGTGAGATGAGCGGCGTGTCGCCGAGTGAGATCGATTACCTGTTCCACGGCACGACCACAGCGACGAACGCGGTTCTGGAGCATAACGGCGTCACTTCGGGCATGATCACCAATGATGGTTTTCGGGACATCGTCCATATCGGGCGCCATCAGAGGGTGCAGCATTATTCGATCCGCCAGGAGTTGCCCTGGCAAGACCGCCCTCTGGTGAAGCGCCGTCATCGCAAGACGGCCCCCGGCCGTCTCGCGCCGCCCACCGGCGCGGAGATCGAGCCCCTGGACGAGGAAGCCGTCCGCAGAGCCGCTGAAGAACTGAAGGAGGAGGGCGTCAGCGCGGTCGCGATCTGCTTCCTCTTTTCCTATCTGAATTCCTGCCACGAAGACCGGGCGCGCGAGATCGTCGTGGAGGTGATGCCGGAGGCGTTCGTAACCACATCATCCTTCGTAGCGCCGCAGTTCCGCGAGTTTGAGCGTTTCACGACCGCCGCGCTCTCGGCCTTCATCGGCCCGAAGGTCCGAGAATACATCGTGCGCTTGCAGGGTGCGCTCCAGGACGCCGGATTCTCCGGCGAGCTCAGGATCATGGCCTCTAACGGGGGCGCCGCCACCGCGGCGATGGTTTCCGACAAGCCGACGCTTACGCTCCTGTCCGGGCTCGCCGCAGGTGTTCTGGGGGGGGCCTGGATCGGTCAGCAGCTCGGGCGTAACGATCTCATCACCTTCGATATTGGCGGCACGTCCGCGGATATCGGCATCGTTGCCGACGGCGCCTTCGCCGAAACAGACGCGCGCTCCTCTTCGATCGCCGGTTATCCGCTTCTTTCACCGATGATCGACATTCACACGATCGGCGCCGGCGGCGGCTCGATCGCTCATGTCGATCGTGGCGGAGCATTCCGCGTCGGTCCGAGAAGTGCGGGCGCGGTGCCGGGTCCGGCGGCGTACGGGCAGGGCGGCGTGGAACCGACCGTCACCGATGCGAACCTCGTTCTCGGCCGTCTGGACGCAGACGACTTTCTCGGCGGCGGCATGAAACTCGACCGTGAAGCGGCGCGGACGGCCGTGGCGGGACTCGCCAAGCAACTCGGTTTGTCCATGGAAGAAGCCGCGGAGGGCGTCCTGGCGGTGATCAACTCGAACATGGCGAACGCCATTCGCTCGCGCACCGTCCAGAAAGGCATCGATCCACGCGGCTTCGCGCTTGGCGCATTCGGGGGCGCGGGTCCGCTCCACGGCGCAGAGGTTGCGGCGATGCTGTCGATCCGCGAAGTGATCGTACCGCCCTATCCGGGCATCACCTCGGCCATGGGCTTGCTGACCACGGACGTGAAATACGATGCGACAACCACCGAGTTCCAGATTTCGACCGCCATCGACATCGACCGGCTGAACCGGGATCTCGAAACGATGGAGGCGGATCTCTCCGCGCGCTTCGATGCCGATCACATCGATTCGGCCGCGGTGCGCTTCGAGCGGGCAAGTGATCTGCGATATGTCGGCCAAGGGTACGAGTTGCGTGTTCCCCTGCCACAGGGATCGATCAATGAGTCGAACCTCAAGGAAGTGTGGGACGCGTTCCACAAGCTGCACGCCGCCGAGTATGGTCACGCGTTCCCTGAAAGCCCGGTCGAGATCGTGAATGTGAAGGTCGCGGGCATCGGTGAGATCGACAAGCTGAAGGCGCTTCGCCCCATCGAGGGCGGCTCCCTGGAGGAGGCGACGCTGCGCACCGGCGACTGCGTCTTCCGCATCGACGGTCAGCTCTCGCATTTCGAGACGACATTCTATGACCGCCGCAAACTCCCTGTGGGGCGGCCGTTCCCCGGTCCTGCAATCGTGCTCCAGAGCGACTCCACCACGGTCATCCCTCCGGGAGACTCCGCCGTGGTTCACGAAACCGGCAGCATGATCATCACCTTGGGAGGGACGGCACAATGACCGCGTCCATCGATCCAATCACCGCTGCGGTCATCCAGGGCGCGCTTGAGAACATCGCCATAGAGATGGGCCACAAGCTCATGCGTATGAGCTATTCGAGCATCATCCGTGAATCGGAGGACTTCGGCACCGCGCTGACGGACTACGACGGCAATCAACTTTGCGAATGCAAGATGTCCACCCCGCTGCAATCGGGGCCGATTCCCGGCTATATTCGCGGGATCAAGCGGGCCTTGGCCGCTCGCAGTCAGGATATTCGTCCTGGCGACGTCATCATGCACAACGATCCATATGGCGGCGCGTCGCATGGGCCCGATGTCGCCTTCATCGTTCCGATCTTTATCGAGGAAAAACTGGTCGCCTTTTCCGTGACCACGGCCCACCACCTTGACATCGGCGCCGCCACGCCGGGCAGCGCGGGAATTGTGGATGCGGTCGACGCCTATGCCGAGGGTCTTCAGTTCAAGGCGATCAAGGTTGTGGAGGAAGGCCGACCTAACGCCCAAGTATGGCAGATCCTGCGCGACAACATCCGCGCCCCTCAACTTGTCGTGGGAGACATGGAGGCGCAAATCAAGGCTGCCGAGATCGGCGCCGCGCGGTTCCTTGAATTGGCGGACCGGTATGGGATTGAAACGATCCGCGCCGCTGCGGCGGATCTCATGGATTATTCGGAACGGCTCATGCGCGACGCGATCCGCGCTTTGCCCGATGGCTCCTATGCCGCGGAAGGGATCTTCGACGGTTTTTCGGATGATCCCAACCCGATGCGTCGCGACCTGCCCATCAAGGTGACAGTGACGGTCGCCGGTGACGACATCACGGTTGATCTGACCGGAACGGCGCCGCAGGTGCCCGACAGGCCAATCAATATGCCTTTCGAAGGGACGGTGGACTGCGCGATCTGGCTGACGCTCCGCTCGATCCTGCTTGACAGCGTGGAATATGGCGAAGTCCCGCAGAATGCCGGCCTTACGCGACCAATCAAGATTATCGCGCCGAAGGGTTGCCTCGCCAATCCGATTTTCCCGGCGCCGACGATCGCGCGCTTCACGCCGGGCAACCTGATGGCCGACACGCTGATGCGGGCGCTTTCGCAGATTGTGCCTGAAAAGGTCTCGGCGGGCGTGGGCAACCTGCGCGTCGTTTCCTTCTCTGGCCTCAGGGAGGGCCAACACTGGGTGCATATGGAGATTCTCGAGGGCAGTTATGGCGGCCGCTTCGGAATGAACGGCATGGACGCGGTCGATACGCTCTACGCCAACACCCGGAATAACCCGATTGAAGATATGGAAACCCATCTTCCACTCAGGGTGGAGCAGTATGAGCTTCGGGGCGATACGCCGGCGGCGGGACAGTGGCGCGGCGGGATCGGCTCGATCCGCGAGTTTACCCTTCTTTCCGATGGCGCCTTCTCCACCGAGGGGGACGGTCATGGCCAGCGGCCGTGGCCGCTCGGCCCAGGTGAGGCGGGGCTGCCTGGCGCTCTGGCCCTGATCAATGCGGACGGAACGCGGGAGGCTCTACCCTCGAAAGTACCTTATCACCAGGTGCATGCCGGTGATCGCATCGTCGCGCTCGGCCCCAATGGCGGCGGCTACGGCGATCCGCTGGCGCGCGATCCGGCGGCCGTACTCGATGACGTCCTCGATGGGCTCATGGATGGTGAGACCGCGTTGACGACATATGGCGTGGTCATTCGTGAGAACGAGATAGACGCCGCCGCGACGAGCGAGCGGCGGGCGAAAGCAGGGGGGAGTTAAACGAATGCGTGCGATTTATCTTGGGACGCCGGGGGAGCAACCCGGAACGCTCGAATTGACCGATCGGCCCGCGCCCAAGCCAGGGCCTGGGGAAGTTCTGGTCGAGACGGCTTACGGTGGATGTAACTTTGCGGACACTATGATGTGGAGGGGCACGTATCCACATCCGAAAGGTTACCCGCTCGTCGCGGGCCTTGAGATGTCGGGCCGCGTCGCCGCGCTTGGACCGGACGTGACGAATGTCGCGATCGGCGATCGTGTCGCGAGCTTCATCGAGGACGCCGGCGCTTTCGCGGAGTTTTGCGTTGCGCCCGCCAACAAATTGATCCCGATTCCTGATGCGGTCGGGCTCGACCAGGCGGCCGCATTTACGATCCAGGCGCTGACGGCCTGGCACATGCTCCATAATGTCTCGAAGGTGCAGAGTGGGGATATCGTGCTGGTCCATGCGATCGGCGGCGGGGTAGGACTCTACCTGACGCAGATGGCCGTTGCAGCCGGCGCGACGGTGCTTGGAACTATCGGCACGCCCGGCAAGGAGAAGCGACCGCTCGAACTTGGAGCCGCAGGCGTAGTAAATCGTGACGAGGCCGATTTCGTCGTCCGGATCGCCGAGATCGCCGGTCGGCCAATCGACAAGATATACGACTCCACCGGCGCGACGATCCTTGATCGGAGTTTCGCGCTGGTCCGAAATCTCGGCCACATCGTGAGTTTTGGTGAGGCCGAGGGGCGGCCGCTTCCTAACCTATGGGAACGGCTGGTCACGAAGTCTTTGACTTTCTCGCGCTTTCACCTCGGACATGTCGATTTCGACTCCGATATCTGGCGGATCAGCGTCTCGGCAGTGACCGAAGCCGTCAAGGCCGGCGATTTGTCGGTCCCGATAGAAGGGGTGTTCGCGTTTGATGAAGTCGCGAAGATGTATGAACGGCTCGAGTCGCGACAGGTGCCTGGTAAATTGTTGCTCGCCATCAACCCCTCTCTATGAGGCTCTGCTCTCTGGAAGATCGATAAGGCTCACCGTCCGTAATCAGGCCAGATATTTGGTCCGATCATATGGCGGTCCAGTGATATCGGACTACCCGAGAGGAACGCAAAGGGCCGCCTTCTTCGCGCAAGCGCCATGTCCGCGCTCCCCGTGCGAGATTGAAGCGTGAGCCGGCCGGCGGCAGTCGTGAAATCGCTGGGGTTGTCGAGCGCGCCATCACGGCTGCTTCGATAGATTCCGGCGATTACCGAGCCGATGAAGTCGCCCAGTTCAGCGACACGGTCAGCCCTGCAATCTTCGACCGACATGGGGCGATAGTGCGGATCGGCGTCGAAGGCGCGGTTCATATGCCGAGCGCACTCGGCATGGGTCAGGGGCTCGCCATACAGGATATAGGTGTGGCCGTTGAGGCGCGGCTCGGTCAGTCTGCGGGCGTAAGCTTGGGTCAATTCCGGGCGCCTCGTGTAGCCGCATTCGTCGTTTCCGGCGCAGTTCGCGCTCTCGCCAGCCTTGCGGTAGTTGTCGATGAATTCGACGTCCGGCTCGATGAAGATGCCGTTGCGCCCGATCACCCGGTCCAGCCCGCTGGCGCGAATATCCGCCTCAATCTGCCGGTTGCTCCGGATCACGGCAGAGGAGCCCGTTCCCTCTCCCTCTCCCTCTCCCTCTCCCTCTCCCTCTCCCTCTTCGGCGCCCTGTACGCTGGTGCGCGATTTTCTTAACACTGGCGGCCATGGCGGCGTCCATGCCAGAGACCAGAAATAGAGTGTCGACACCGGCCAGGGATGCTTTCAATTGGCTGGGCTGGCCGTCGTCGCCGGGGAGCGCCTCGACGCCCAGATTCGTCGTCTTTTGCGGGCTGCGGGCAAGACCGATGATCGGCTCGGCGATCTCCAGTCCAGAAGGACTCTGATGATATGGGATCCAAGCTGCGCGGTGACGGCCGTGACGGTCATGGTCATGGTCATGGTCATGGTCATGGTGATTCTCCAGATATGTCAGATGTCGGCAGGCTGCGCGGCCTTGCGGTGGCGAACGGCCCCCAATTCATGACCTTCAACCCGGCGCGCAGGATCCGGCCCGGGATATTCGGTGGCCGCCCGGCGACCACCGGCCGCTCAAATTGGCGCCGCGCTTGCGTCTTCGGTCAGGCGACGATCCCAGGAGAGTCGCGGAGATCGCAGCCGAGCATGGTGGGCCGAACGCACTACGGTAGCCATGCGATGTCGATGAAGCTTTGCGTCTCACCCACGAGGTAGGCTTGCTCCTTGAGACGAAGCTCTATGCGGCTGCCGTTTGGTGGAGGGCGGTTCGTGGGAAGTTACGCCCGGAAGCAGTTCAGGCCGCAGGCGCGTCGCGCCATTCGATTTCGGGGTTTTCTCGAAAGGCGAAACGGGCAAGGTGATCGCCGATCACCTTCCGCATCCGCGCAAGCTCGTCAGGTTCGGCGGTGACCGCAAGGGTCAGCGTGTCGTCCTCGGCCGTCAGCGCGCAGTTGCCGAACGGCAGGCTGACGGAGCCCGCTTCGGCGGTGAATTCGACTGGAACCTTGTGACTGAAATGCTTGCAAAGCTGCTGCAGGTAGATGCTGGCGCGGCTTGTGGTGATGATGGCGGTGCTGCTGGGCATGGAACTCTCCTGTGGTGTTGGATCCACAGATAGACCCTGTTCCGCCTTTTGATTATCCCATTAAAACGGGAAGAATATTTTTAGGAATTAGAAAGATGATCGAGAGCTATCGTGGGCTGGCCATCTTTGTCGCCATTGCCGAGGCTGGCAGCCTGAGCGCCGCCGGGCGGCGGCTCAAGCTGTCCACCTCGGTTGTCAGCCACCACCTGTCTCGCCTTGAGAGCAAACTCGGCGTCACGCTATTCTTTCGCTCGACCCGGTCAATGTCTCTGACACCTGAAGGACATGCGGCGCTTGGAGCCGCGCGTCGCATGGTGGCTGCCGGGGCGGAAGCGCTTGATGCTGTCGGCGGCAGTGGCGACAAGTTGGTGGGCGCGCTGCGGATCACGATGCCCGCCTGGGGCGAGCAGATGCGCACTCGCCAAAAGCTGTGGGAATTCGCCCGAACCCACCCCATGGTCGCGATTTCCTTGCATAGCAGCGACATGCCTGCCGACCTGATTAAGGGCGGTTTTGACCTTGGCATCCGGCTGGGCGCGCTGGTCGACAGCAGCCTGAAAAGCCGACGCATCGACGATTTCGAACGGGTGGTGGTCGGCTCGCCCCGTTACTTCGCCGCGCGCGCCCCGATCACGACGCCACACGATCTGACAACCTGCGATTTCATCGCGGTTTCGGTGATCCCAGACGCGATGACGCTAACCTGCGAGGATCAGACGGTTACAATTCACCCTGAAAACGTGCGGCTTGAGGTGGACACGATCAGTTCAGCCAAATCGGCCATCCTTGCGGGCCTTGGCGTGCGTAACCTGCCGCTTGGCGAGGTCGAGGCCGAACTTGCCGCTGGCGCGCTGGTCCGGGTGTTGCCGCAATGGCGTCTGCCCGTGCTTGGCGTCTACGCCGTCTGGCCCGATAGCGGCCCGCAAAAGACCCTGACCCGCAGATTGATCGAGTTTTTCGTCGATAGCGCGGTGGGCGCACAACCCTGACATCATGGTGGGCGGCATGGACCTTTGGCGAATCGTCGGGCGTGCGCCGGTCTTCAATCCGCGGAAGGATCCGAACGAACATGGTCAGGCCAGAAACTCACGCCATCACGCGCCTGGCCGCCGCCGATACCCACCGGCGTTCCGTCGGCGCGCCAGCAGGCGGCGCCTTCCATCAAGCCGTCCTCGGCGAACCGGATCGCGCACATGCCGCCGCCGACATGGTCGACCTCGACGGTCTTGTGCCCGAGCCTGTCGAGCGCCGCGCGGGTTTCCGCCGGAAAGGCGCTCTCGATCTCCGCCTCCTGACCCTGGGTGAAGACGCGCGGCGCCTCCACTGCCTCCTGCAGGCTCATGCCGTGATCGATAAGGTTCATCACCACCTGAAACACGCAGGCCGGGATGCGATGCGCGCCCGGCAAACCGAGTGCGAAGGCAGGCCTGCCCTCGGTCAGCGCGATCATCGCGGAAATGCCGCTGGTGATTCGCTTTCCGGGCTCAAGCGATAGCGCGAAGCCTGGATGCGGATCGAAGAGATACATGTAATTGTTCGGAATGATCCCGGCGCCTGGAAACGCCACCCTGGCGCCAAAGAGGCTGTTGATCGTCTGGGTTGATGTGACGACGTTGCCCTCACCGTCGGCGACCGTGACATGGGTGGTATTGTCGGACTCGTTCAGCAGCACCTCGGCCTTGTAATCGCTCGCGCTGTTGAGCTTGATCTGCGGGCGGCGCTGGTCGGCGTAGCGCTTCGAGAGCAGACGCGCCACCGGTACATCGACGAAGGCCGGGTCGGCTGTCGCCGCGCGCCGGTCGGAGGCGGCGATCTTCAACGCCTCCAACGCGAGGTGCAGCGTTTCCGGCGTTCCGAAGCCGAGCTGGCCGACATCGAAACCTTCCATGAGATTGAGCATTTGCACCACATGCACGCCGCCGGAGCAGGGCGGCGGCGGCCCGATTATCTCGTGCCCCCGATAGGCGCCGCGTACCGGCTGGCGATGTTCCGTCCTGTAGACTTGAAGATCCTCGAATCTGACATGGCCGCCCGCCGCTTCGATCGCGGCGCAGATTTCCCGCCCCAACGCGCCCCGATAAAGCTCGTCAGGGCCGTTCTGTGCGATCCGCTCGAGCGTCTTTGCGTAATCGGCCTGCACCAGATGCGCCCCGGCTTCCAGCGGCGCGCCGCCCGGCATCAGGATGGCCGAGATCGCCGGATCACGCGCCAGATCTGCGGCGTATTCGGAGATGAATGCCGCGAGATAGGGTGTGATCGCGAATCCGCGCGACGCGTGCCGGATCGCCGGCTCCATGACATGCTCCAACGGCAGGCGGCCGTATTGCTCGAGCAGTTCGCACCAGGCGCGCAAATTGCCGGGCGTTGCGATCGAGCGGTATCCGACACGGTTTTCGCGGCCCACCGTCTCCATATAGTCAGGCCAGTCGTCCGAGATCGGCGTGTAGCAATCCGGCCGGCATGAGTGTGGCGCCGTGCAGAGCCCATCGATCACCACCTCGCGGCCGTCCGCCATACGGACGAGCGCGGCGCCGCCACCGAAAATGCCGACCATCATTGGCTCCACCACGGTGAGCGTGAAGAGCGCTGCGACCGTCGCATCTGCGGCGTTGCCCCCGGCGGCCATGACCTCGACAGCGGCCGCCGAGGCGAGTGGATGATTGGTTACGGCCATGCCGCGGCTGGCGGTCGCCGGCTCCTTCTCGCAGATGATCTTGCGCGCTTTGGCGGCGGGGTCGGCGTGGCGAGTGGACATAGGTGACAATTCCGCATCGGTGACAAGCAAGGTTCAATAGATGAACCGAAGGTCTATTATGTTGCCGGCGAGAATGCGCGCCTGTCAATCTGCTCCGTTGAACTCGCGGGAATTCGGCAATCTTGACAAACACCAGTCCGCGCCGCAGTTTCATAAGTAAGAACCAAAGGTTCATTTAATGAACCATATTACATGCCGCTTACAATGGGAGAGTAGATTCATGGTCAGACGTATGTTGCTCATGTCGGCGCCGATCGCCATCGCCATCGCCGTCGGCGCTACGTTCGCCGGCGCGGCGCAGGCCGAGACCCATCTGACCTATGGGAGCACGCTGCCCGCGCCGCATCTCGCGCATCACGCCGCGCTTGAACCCTTCTTCGAAAGGGTGTCCGACGCCACGGACGGCGCCGTGACCTGGGAGATAATGCCCGGCGGAACGATGGGCGGGGTCAAGGAAGTTGTGCAGATGCTGCGCGACAACGTCACCGATTCCGGCCTGATCCTCGATCTCTTCACCCGGCGGGAGCTGCCCGTCACCTCGACGGTCTCGGATCTGATCACGCTGCCCGACGATTTCATCGTCTATGGCGCCGCAGCGAATGAATTCCAGCTCATCGCCTGTCCGGAATGCGTCGCGGAACGGTCGGAGCAGAACATCGTCGGCCTCGCCTATTATGGGCCGGATCCTTATCGGCTGATGTGCCGGGATCAGACCCGCACCTACGCCGATCTTCAGAACAAGAAGACCCGTGCGACCGGCCGGCTCGGCGTCCTGATGCAGGAATTCGGCGCCACCACTGTCACGATCCCCAGCTCGGAGGTTTACGAATCTTTGCAGCGTGGACAGGCGGACTGCACTGCGGCCTCCACCGCTTGGCTCGACTCCTACAATCTGAAGGATGTCGTGGAGACGGTGATCGATCTTCCGATGGGCAGTTATTTTAACGCCAACATCATGTCGATGAACGCCGAAGTCTATCATGGCCTGTCGGAGAGCGAGCGCGCGGCAATCAACGAGAATCTCGCCGGACTCGTGGTCGATGTCATGCTCGCCTACAAGAAAGAGGGCGATGCCGGCCTCGATAACGCAGTCGCTTCAGGCGTCGAACTGGTTCAGCCAGATGAGAGGCTTCTGACCGCCCTCGCGGCCTTCCGGAAGGGCGAGGTCGAGAACACGATCGCCACCGCGGAGGCGGCTGGCGTCAAGAACGCCAGAAAGATGGTGGAGACCTATCTCTCTCTCGTGGAGAAATGGCGCGCCATTCTC encodes:
- a CDS encoding hydantoinase B/oxoprolinase family protein, which encodes MTASIDPITAAVIQGALENIAIEMGHKLMRMSYSSIIRESEDFGTALTDYDGNQLCECKMSTPLQSGPIPGYIRGIKRALAARSQDIRPGDVIMHNDPYGGASHGPDVAFIVPIFIEEKLVAFSVTTAHHLDIGAATPGSAGIVDAVDAYAEGLQFKAIKVVEEGRPNAQVWQILRDNIRAPQLVVGDMEAQIKAAEIGAARFLELADRYGIETIRAAAADLMDYSERLMRDAIRALPDGSYAAEGIFDGFSDDPNPMRRDLPIKVTVTVAGDDITVDLTGTAPQVPDRPINMPFEGTVDCAIWLTLRSILLDSVEYGEVPQNAGLTRPIKIIAPKGCLANPIFPAPTIARFTPGNLMADTLMRALSQIVPEKVSAGVGNLRVVSFSGLREGQHWVHMEILEGSYGGRFGMNGMDAVDTLYANTRNNPIEDMETHLPLRVEQYELRGDTPAAGQWRGGIGSIREFTLLSDGAFSTEGDGHGQRPWPLGPGEAGLPGALALINADGTREALPSKVPYHQVHAGDRIVALGPNGGGYGDPLARDPAAVLDDVLDGLMDGETALTTYGVVIRENEIDAAATSERRAKAGGS
- a CDS encoding quinone oxidoreductase family protein, whose product is MRAIYLGTPGEQPGTLELTDRPAPKPGPGEVLVETAYGGCNFADTMMWRGTYPHPKGYPLVAGLEMSGRVAALGPDVTNVAIGDRVASFIEDAGAFAEFCVAPANKLIPIPDAVGLDQAAAFTIQALTAWHMLHNVSKVQSGDIVLVHAIGGGVGLYLTQMAVAAGATVLGTIGTPGKEKRPLELGAAGVVNRDEADFVVRIAEIAGRPIDKIYDSTGATILDRSFALVRNLGHIVSFGEAEGRPLPNLWERLVTKSLTFSRFHLGHVDFDSDIWRISVSAVTEAVKAGDLSVPIEGVFAFDEVAKMYERLESRQVPGKLLLAINPSL
- a CDS encoding C4-dicarboxylate TRAP transporter substrate-binding protein, whose translation is MVRRMLLMSAPIAIAIAVGATFAGAAQAETHLTYGSTLPAPHLAHHAALEPFFERVSDATDGAVTWEIMPGGTMGGVKEVVQMLRDNVTDSGLILDLFTRRELPVTSTVSDLITLPDDFIVYGAAANEFQLIACPECVAERSEQNIVGLAYYGPDPYRLMCRDQTRTYADLQNKKTRATGRLGVLMQEFGATTVTIPSSEVYESLQRGQADCTAASTAWLDSYNLKDVVETVIDLPMGSYFNANIMSMNAEVYHGLSESERAAINENLAGLVVDVMLAYKKEGDAGLDNAVASGVELVQPDERLLTALAAFRKGEVENTIATAEAAGVKNARKMVETYLSLVEKWRAILSEIGVDDREAFVAALNREVFSKAKF
- a CDS encoding DUF2218 domain-containing protein; this translates as MPSSTAIITTSRASIYLQQLCKHFSHKVPVEFTAEAGSVSLPFGNCALTAEDDTLTLAVTAEPDELARMRKVIGDHLARFAFRENPEIEWRDAPAA
- a CDS encoding LysR family transcriptional regulator, which translates into the protein MIESYRGLAIFVAIAEAGSLSAAGRRLKLSTSVVSHHLSRLESKLGVTLFFRSTRSMSLTPEGHAALGAARRMVAAGAEALDAVGGSGDKLVGALRITMPAWGEQMRTRQKLWEFARTHPMVAISLHSSDMPADLIKGGFDLGIRLGALVDSSLKSRRIDDFERVVVGSPRYFAARAPITTPHDLTTCDFIAVSVIPDAMTLTCEDQTVTIHPENVRLEVDTISSAKSAILAGLGVRNLPLGEVEAELAAGALVRVLPQWRLPVLGVYAVWPDSGPQKTLTRRLIEFFVDSAVGAQP
- a CDS encoding hydantoinase/oxoprolinase family protein produces the protein MKTIGVDVGGTFTDLVYCDLASGVLDIHKIATTPDDPSRGVLQGVLKLCEMSGVSPSEIDYLFHGTTTATNAVLEHNGVTSGMITNDGFRDIVHIGRHQRVQHYSIRQELPWQDRPLVKRRHRKTAPGRLAPPTGAEIEPLDEEAVRRAAEELKEEGVSAVAICFLFSYLNSCHEDRAREIVVEVMPEAFVTTSSFVAPQFREFERFTTAALSAFIGPKVREYIVRLQGALQDAGFSGELRIMASNGGAATAAMVSDKPTLTLLSGLAAGVLGGAWIGQQLGRNDLITFDIGGTSADIGIVADGAFAETDARSSSIAGYPLLSPMIDIHTIGAGGGSIAHVDRGGAFRVGPRSAGAVPGPAAYGQGGVEPTVTDANLVLGRLDADDFLGGGMKLDREAARTAVAGLAKQLGLSMEEAAEGVLAVINSNMANAIRSRTVQKGIDPRGFALGAFGGAGPLHGAEVAAMLSIREVIVPPYPGITSAMGLLTTDVKYDATTTEFQISTAIDIDRLNRDLETMEADLSARFDADHIDSAAVRFERASDLRYVGQGYELRVPLPQGSINESNLKEVWDAFHKLHAAEYGHAFPESPVEIVNVKVAGIGEIDKLKALRPIEGGSLEEATLRTGDCVFRIDGQLSHFETTFYDRRKLPVGRPFPGPAIVLQSDSTTVIPPGDSAVVHETGSMIITLGGTAQ
- the ggt gene encoding gamma-glutamyltransferase: MSTRHADPAAKARKIICEKEPATASRGMAVTNHPLASAAAVEVMAAGGNAADATVAALFTLTVVEPMMVGIFGGGAALVRMADGREVVIDGLCTAPHSCRPDCYTPISDDWPDYMETVGRENRVGYRSIATPGNLRAWCELLEQYGRLPLEHVMEPAIRHASRGFAITPYLAAFISEYAADLARDPAISAILMPGGAPLEAGAHLVQADYAKTLERIAQNGPDELYRGALGREICAAIEAAGGHVRFEDLQVYRTEHRQPVRGAYRGHEIIGPPPPCSGGVHVVQMLNLMEGFDVGQLGFGTPETLHLALEALKIAASDRRAATADPAFVDVPVARLLSKRYADQRRPQIKLNSASDYKAEVLLNESDNTTHVTVADGEGNVVTSTQTINSLFGARVAFPGAGIIPNNYMYLFDPHPGFALSLEPGKRITSGISAMIALTEGRPAFALGLPGAHRIPACVFQVVMNLIDHGMSLQEAVEAPRVFTQGQEAEIESAFPAETRAALDRLGHKTVEVDHVGGGMCAIRFAEDGLMEGAACWRADGTPVGIGGGQARDGVSFWPDHVRSDPSAD